One window of the Pseudomonas sp. S04 genome contains the following:
- the arfA gene encoding alternative ribosome rescue factor ArfA — translation MSRKQRPNKAKSIVAQPLFRSRQEQPAKGKGSYRREAFQSKSWEASYFLAA, via the coding sequence ATGAGCAGAAAACAGCGGCCCAACAAGGCCAAATCCATCGTCGCCCAGCCATTGTTCCGCAGCCGCCAGGAACAACCGGCCAAGGGCAAAGGCAGCTACCGCCGCGAAGCCTTCCAGTCTAAAAGCTGGGAGGCTTCTTACTTTCTGGCCGCTTGA